In Janthinobacterium sp. 67, a genomic segment contains:
- a CDS encoding BPSS1780 family membrane protein produces MEKLPASTGWLWVKQGFGLFRQQPGGMSMLFLGYMFCMLAVSIVPVLGQLLPVILVPVFSVAFVQGCLNIDQGKRVLPSLLISGFRKPAFPSLLGLGVLYILMAIVAIGASTLVDDGLLWQLVTGQLTEEAARAAIPESRLGLGILLAIVMYVPAAMAFCFAAPLIYWQRISLGKALFFSFFAVWRSLSAFIVFASTWFAISVVTSQLLAVIFGRTPLMMQLMMPLSMILTIIMHCSFYAAYRQIFGLPVDDSKTVSLDKTGE; encoded by the coding sequence ATGGAAAAATTACCTGCAAGTACAGGCTGGCTCTGGGTAAAACAAGGCTTCGGCCTGTTTCGCCAGCAGCCTGGCGGTATGTCGATGCTGTTTCTCGGCTATATGTTCTGCATGCTGGCCGTCAGCATCGTGCCCGTGCTCGGTCAATTGCTGCCCGTCATCCTCGTGCCCGTGTTTTCCGTCGCCTTCGTGCAAGGCTGCCTGAATATCGACCAGGGCAAGCGCGTCCTGCCCAGCCTCTTGATCTCGGGCTTTCGCAAGCCCGCGTTTCCGTCACTGCTGGGCCTGGGCGTGCTGTACATCCTGATGGCCATCGTCGCCATCGGCGCCTCGACCCTGGTGGACGACGGCTTGCTGTGGCAACTGGTCACCGGACAGCTGACGGAAGAAGCGGCGCGCGCCGCCATCCCCGAATCGCGCCTGGGCCTGGGCATCCTGCTGGCCATCGTCATGTACGTACCTGCCGCCATGGCCTTCTGCTTTGCCGCGCCGCTGATCTACTGGCAACGCATCAGCCTGGGCAAGGCGCTGTTCTTCAGCTTTTTCGCCGTCTGGCGCTCGCTGTCGGCCTTCATCGTCTTCGCCAGCACGTGGTTCGCCATCAGCGTCGTCACCAGCCAGTTGCTGGCCGTCATCTTTGGCCGCACGCCGCTGATGATGCAACTGATGATGCCGCTGTCGATGATACTCACCATCATCATGCATTGCTCGTTCTACGCGGCCTACCGCCAGATCTTCGGCCTGCCCGTCGATGACAGCAAGACCGTGTCGCTGGACAAGACCGGCGAATAA